One stretch of Saccharomonospora xinjiangensis XJ-54 DNA includes these proteins:
- the rplL gene encoding 50S ribosomal protein L7/L12 → MAKLSTDELLDAFKELTLLELSEFVKKFEETFDVTAAAPAAVMAAPGAAGGAAAPAEEEKDEFDVVLEGAGDKKIQVIKVVREIVSGLGLKEAKELVESAPKPLLEKVDKEAAEAAKEKLEAAGAKVSLK, encoded by the coding sequence ATGGCGAAGCTGAGCACCGACGAACTGCTCGACGCTTTCAAGGAGCTGACGCTGCTTGAGCTGTCCGAGTTCGTGAAGAAGTTCGAAGAGACCTTCGACGTCACCGCCGCCGCCCCGGCCGCCGTCATGGCCGCCCCGGGCGCTGCGGGCGGCGCCGCCGCTCCGGCCGAGGAGGAGAAGGACGAGTTCGACGTCGTCCTCGAGGGCGCAGGCGACAAGAAGATCCAGGTCATCAAGGTCGTCCGCGAGATCGTCTCCGGCCTTGGCCTGAAGGAGGCCAAGGAGCTGGTCGAGAGCGCTCCGAAGCCGCTGCTCGAGAAGGTTGACAAGGAGGCCGCCGAGGCCGCCAAGGAGAAGCTCGAGGCTGCCGGCGCGAAGGTTTCGCTCAAGTGA
- a CDS encoding MlaE family ABC transporter permease, with protein MSSPASTARIPGLGMLRETGRLFALGLDVARGVFQRPFQFREFIQQAWFIASVTILPTALVAIPFGAVISMQFGSLAKQLGAQSYTGAGSVLATVQQASPLVVALLVAGAGGSAICADIGARTIREEIDAMEVLGVSAVQRLVVPRVLACMFVAVLLNGMVSVIGVLGGYFFNVVLQDGTPGAYLASFSALAQLSDLWIGEIKALIFGFIAAVVAAYRGLNPPPGPKGVGDAVNQSVVITFLLLFVVNTVITLIYLQLVPSKLD; from the coding sequence ATGAGTTCACCGGCCTCCACGGCCAGGATTCCCGGGCTCGGGATGTTGCGTGAGACCGGAAGGTTGTTCGCGCTGGGTCTCGATGTCGCACGCGGAGTCTTCCAGCGGCCGTTCCAGTTCAGGGAGTTCATCCAGCAGGCATGGTTCATCGCGAGTGTGACGATCCTGCCGACGGCGCTGGTGGCGATCCCGTTCGGCGCGGTCATCTCGATGCAGTTCGGGTCGCTGGCGAAACAACTCGGTGCGCAGTCGTACACGGGTGCGGGCAGCGTGCTCGCGACGGTGCAGCAGGCGAGCCCGCTCGTGGTGGCTCTGCTCGTCGCGGGTGCGGGCGGGTCGGCGATCTGCGCCGACATCGGCGCGCGCACGATCCGTGAGGAGATCGACGCGATGGAGGTGCTCGGCGTCTCGGCCGTGCAGCGGCTCGTGGTGCCGAGGGTGCTGGCGTGCATGTTCGTCGCCGTCCTGTTGAACGGCATGGTGAGCGTCATCGGGGTGCTCGGAGGTTACTTCTTCAACGTCGTGCTGCAGGACGGCACACCGGGCGCGTACCTGGCGAGTTTCTCGGCGCTGGCACAGCTTTCCGACCTGTGGATCGGCGAGATCAAAGCGCTGATCTTCGGTTTCATCGCCGCCGTCGTCGCGGCGTACAGGGGACTGAACCCGCCGCCCGGCCCGAAGGGGGTCGGCGACGCCGTGAACCAGTCCGTCGTCATCACGTTCCTGCTGCTGTTCGTGGTCAACACGGTGATCACGCTGATCTATCTGCAGCTCGTCCCCTCGAAGCTGGACTGA
- a CDS encoding ABC transporter ATP-binding protein, translated as MGAEVVIEGLSKSFGKHTIWRDVTLTLPPGEVSVMLGPSGTGKSVFLKSMIGLLKPDRGTCVINGVDIVRCSERKLYETRKLFGVLFQDGALFGSMNLYDNVAFPLREHTKKSETEIRRIVLEKLEMTGLSGAERKLPGEISGGMRKRAGLARALVLDPEIILVDEPDSGLDPVRTTYISQLFIDVNAQIDATFLIVTHNINLARTVPDNLGMLYRKELVMFGPREVLLTSEEPAVKQFLNGRMDGPIGMSEEKDSATLAAERAMFEAGHHAGGVEEVAGVPPQMQPTPGLPERQGARRRKDRVMRILHTLPDAARQSIIASLSPEEQRRYGVYSARSGDLVGAQSGTLPTGDVATIPGSEWTQPIEPGPTDVTRPGPHRQGRL; from the coding sequence ATGGGTGCCGAGGTGGTCATCGAAGGTCTGAGCAAGTCCTTCGGCAAGCACACCATCTGGCGTGATGTCACGCTGACGTTGCCGCCCGGCGAGGTATCGGTGATGCTCGGCCCTTCGGGCACCGGCAAGTCCGTGTTCCTCAAGTCCATGATCGGGTTGTTGAAACCGGACAGAGGCACCTGCGTGATCAACGGCGTGGACATCGTCAGGTGTTCGGAACGCAAGCTCTACGAAACGCGGAAGCTGTTCGGGGTGCTGTTCCAGGACGGTGCGCTGTTCGGTTCGATGAACCTCTACGACAACGTGGCGTTCCCGTTGCGTGAGCACACGAAGAAATCCGAGACCGAGATTCGCAGGATCGTTCTCGAAAAGCTTGAGATGACCGGTTTGTCCGGTGCGGAACGGAAACTTCCCGGCGAGATTTCCGGTGGTATGCGGAAACGTGCCGGTCTCGCGAGGGCGCTCGTGCTCGACCCGGAGATCATTCTCGTCGATGAACCGGACTCCGGTCTCGATCCTGTGCGCACCACGTACATCTCGCAGTTGTTCATCGACGTCAACGCCCAGATCGACGCCACATTTCTGATCGTCACCCACAACATCAACCTCGCGAGGACCGTGCCGGACAACCTGGGCATGCTCTACCGCAAGGAACTGGTGATGTTCGGCCCTCGCGAGGTGCTGCTCACCAGCGAGGAGCCCGCGGTGAAGCAGTTCCTCAATGGGCGCATGGACGGGCCGATCGGCATGTCGGAGGAGAAGGACTCGGCCACGCTCGCCGCGGAGAGGGCGATGTTCGAGGCAGGTCATCACGCCGGTGGTGTCGAGGAGGTCGCGGGTGTGCCGCCGCAGATGCAGCCGACGCCGGGTTTGCCGGAACGGCAGGGCGCTCGGCGGCGTAAGGACCGGGTGATGCGCATCCTGCACACGCTGCCGGACGCCGCCCGCCAGTCGATCATCGCCTCGTTGTCGCCGGAGGAGCAGCGCCGCTACGGCGTTTACAGCGCCCGCAGCGGCGACCTCGTGGGTGCTCAGAGCGGCACGCTGCCCACCGGCGACGTCGCCACGATCCCGGGCTCCGAGTGGACCCAGCCGATTGAGCCCGGTCCCACCGACGTGACCAGGCCAGGACCGCATCGGCAAGGACGCTTATGA
- the rplJ gene encoding 50S ribosomal protein L10: MAKPDKVAAVAEIADRFRTSSAAVVTQYSGLSVSQLSELRRALGDTAKYRVAKNTLVKRAAAEAGVEGLDELFVGPTAIAFVEGEPVEAAKAIRDFAKDNNALVIKGGYMDGKALSVSEIERIADLESREVLLAKTAGVLKAKLSQAAALFQAPASQVARLAAALEDKRKSEGGADEAAES; the protein is encoded by the coding sequence ATGGCGAAGCCCGACAAGGTGGCGGCCGTCGCCGAGATCGCGGACCGGTTCCGCACCAGCTCGGCTGCCGTCGTTACCCAGTACAGCGGCCTCTCCGTGTCCCAGCTCAGCGAGCTGCGCCGCGCTCTCGGCGACACCGCCAAGTACCGGGTCGCGAAGAACACCCTCGTCAAGCGTGCCGCCGCCGAGGCGGGCGTCGAGGGGCTCGACGAGCTGTTCGTCGGTCCCACGGCGATCGCGTTCGTCGAGGGTGAGCCGGTCGAGGCCGCGAAGGCGATCCGCGACTTCGCGAAGGACAACAACGCCCTCGTCATCAAGGGCGGCTACATGGACGGCAAGGCCCTCTCGGTCAGCGAGATCGAGCGGATTGCCGACCTGGAGAGCCGCGAGGTGCTGCTCGCCAAGACGGCGGGTGTGCTGAAGGCGAAGCTGTCCCAGGCCGCCGCCCTGTTCCAGGCCCCGGCGTCCCAGGTCGCGCGCCTGGCCGCCGCGCTGGAGGACAAGCGCAAGTCCGAAGGCGGCGCCGACGAGGCTGCCGAGAGCTGA
- a CDS encoding MlaE family ABC transporter permease → MARLLQNAKNLANRPLETLDTLGDQMSFYLRALAWAPRAIRRYSREVLRLLAEVSFGSGSLAVIGGTVGVMVGLTLFTGVLVGLQGFSALDSIGTSAFTGFLTSFFNTREIAPLVAGLALSATVGAGFTAQLGAMRISEEVDALEVMGVPSLPYLVTTRIIAGFVAVIPLYVIGLLSSYLASRTVVVHLYGQSAGTYDHYFDMFLPPEDVFYSFVKVLIFSVLIILMHCYYGYRATGGPAGVGIAVGRAVRLSIVTVAVVNFFIGFAIWGTDTTVRIAG, encoded by the coding sequence ATGGCCCGACTGCTACAGAACGCGAAGAATCTCGCCAACCGTCCACTGGAGACACTGGACACGCTCGGCGACCAGATGTCGTTCTACCTGCGTGCGCTCGCGTGGGCGCCGAGAGCGATCCGCCGCTACAGCAGGGAGGTGCTGCGGCTGCTCGCCGAGGTCAGCTTCGGCTCCGGTTCGCTGGCGGTCATCGGCGGCACGGTCGGTGTGATGGTGGGGTTGACGCTGTTCACCGGTGTCCTCGTGGGGCTTCAGGGATTCTCGGCGCTGGACTCCATCGGCACCTCGGCTTTCACCGGCTTCCTGACGTCGTTCTTCAACACCAGGGAGATCGCGCCGCTGGTGGCAGGTCTCGCGCTGTCGGCGACCGTCGGCGCGGGGTTCACAGCGCAGCTCGGCGCGATGCGGATCTCCGAGGAGGTCGATGCGCTGGAGGTGATGGGAGTTCCGAGCCTCCCGTACCTGGTGACGACCCGCATCATTGCCGGATTCGTCGCGGTGATCCCGCTCTACGTGATCGGCCTGCTCAGCTCGTATCTCGCGTCGCGGACCGTGGTCGTGCACCTCTACGGGCAGTCGGCGGGAACATATGACCACTACTTCGACATGTTCCTGCCCCCCGAGGACGTGTTCTACTCCTTCGTCAAGGTGCTGATCTTCAGCGTGCTGATCATCCTCATGCACTGCTACTACGGGTACCGGGCGACCGGCGGCCCAGCCGGTGTGGGCATCGCCGTCGGCAGGGCTGTTCGGCTGTCGATCGTGACGGTGGCAGTGGTCAACTTTTTCATCGGGTTCGCCATCTGGGGCACTGACACGACGGTGAGGATCGCGGGATGA
- the rplA gene encoding 50S ribosomal protein L1 — MTKRSKAYRQAAELIDRERLYTPLEAAKLAKETSKIKMDATVEVAMRLGVDPRKADQMVRGTVNLPHGTGKTVRVIVFATGDKAAEAEAAGADVVGSDDLIERIQGGWLDFDAAIATPDQMAKVGRVARILGPRSLMPNPKTGTVTPAVGKAVADIKGGKISFRVDKQANLHMVIGKASFDTEKLVENYAAALDEVLRVKPSSSKGRYLKKVTFSTTMGPGIPVDPARTRNLLSEEANA; from the coding sequence ATGACCAAGCGCAGCAAGGCCTACCGCCAGGCCGCCGAGCTGATCGACCGCGAGCGGCTGTACACGCCGCTGGAGGCCGCGAAGCTCGCCAAGGAGACTTCGAAGATCAAGATGGACGCCACCGTCGAGGTCGCGATGCGGCTCGGCGTGGACCCCCGCAAGGCCGACCAGATGGTCCGCGGCACCGTGAACCTGCCGCACGGAACGGGTAAGACCGTCCGCGTCATCGTCTTCGCGACCGGCGACAAGGCCGCGGAGGCCGAAGCCGCCGGTGCCGACGTGGTCGGCTCCGACGACCTGATCGAGCGCATCCAGGGTGGCTGGCTCGATTTCGATGCCGCGATCGCGACGCCGGACCAGATGGCGAAGGTCGGCCGTGTGGCCCGCATCCTCGGCCCCCGGAGCCTGATGCCGAACCCGAAGACCGGCACCGTGACCCCTGCGGTGGGCAAGGCCGTGGCCGACATCAAGGGCGGTAAGATCAGCTTCCGGGTTGACAAGCAGGCCAACCTGCACATGGTGATCGGCAAGGCGTCGTTCGACACCGAGAAGCTGGTGGAGAACTACGCCGCCGCGCTCGACGAGGTGCTTCGCGTCAAGCCGTCGTCGTCGAAGGGCCGTTACCTGAAGAAGGTCACCTTCTCCACCACCATGGGGCCGGGCATCCCCGTCGATCCCGCTCGCACGCGCAACCTCTTGTCCGAAGAGGCCAACGCCTGA
- the rplK gene encoding 50S ribosomal protein L11, giving the protein MPPKKKKLAAIIKLQIQAGAANPAPPVGPALGQHGVNIMEFCKAYNAATESQRGNVVPVEISVYEDRSFDFKLKTPPAAKLLLKAAGVEKGSGEPHKTKIGKVTWDQVREIAETKKSDLNATDVEQAAKIIAGTARSMGITVE; this is encoded by the coding sequence ATGCCACCCAAGAAGAAGAAGCTCGCAGCGATCATCAAGCTGCAGATTCAGGCGGGCGCCGCGAACCCGGCTCCTCCCGTCGGCCCGGCGCTGGGTCAGCACGGCGTCAACATCATGGAGTTCTGCAAGGCGTACAACGCGGCGACCGAGTCGCAGCGTGGCAACGTCGTGCCGGTCGAGATCTCCGTGTACGAGGACCGCTCGTTCGACTTCAAGCTCAAGACCCCGCCGGCCGCGAAGCTGCTGCTGAAGGCCGCAGGCGTTGAGAAGGGCAGCGGCGAGCCCCACAAGACGAAGATCGGCAAGGTCACGTGGGACCAGGTCCGCGAGATCGCTGAGACCAAGAAGTCCGACCTCAACGCGACCGACGTCGAGCAGGCAGCCAAGATCATCGCCGGTACCGCTCGCTCGATGGGCATCACGGTTGAGTGA
- the nusG gene encoding transcription termination/antitermination protein NusG, whose product MTSENGSGAGQDLTGLSEEQALAADGGVDSDATETAEVPETAEAEQPSGAPDAPEAGGATTEKSAESAEDTAGGEQAEDEDPVEKLRQELRSLPGEWYVVHSYAGYENKVKTNLETRRQTLDVEDYIFQIEVPTEEVTEIKNGQRKIVQRKVLPGYILVRMELNDASWSAVRNTPGVTGFVGATSRPSPLGLEDVLKFLAPKVEKPAPAKAGKGEAAAAERPAAAGAVEVDFEVGESVTVMDGPFATLPATISEVNADAQKLKVLVSIFGRETPVELSFTQVSKI is encoded by the coding sequence GTGACCTCCGAGAACGGCTCAGGAGCCGGTCAGGACCTGACTGGCCTCTCCGAGGAGCAGGCACTCGCCGCCGACGGCGGCGTGGACTCGGATGCCACCGAGACCGCCGAGGTGCCGGAAACGGCCGAGGCCGAGCAGCCTTCGGGCGCTCCAGACGCCCCGGAGGCCGGTGGCGCCACCACCGAGAAGAGCGCCGAGAGCGCGGAAGACACAGCGGGCGGCGAGCAGGCGGAGGACGAGGACCCCGTCGAGAAGCTGCGACAGGAACTGCGTTCCCTCCCCGGCGAGTGGTACGTCGTGCATTCCTACGCCGGGTACGAGAACAAGGTCAAGACGAACCTCGAAACCCGCCGCCAGACTCTCGACGTCGAGGACTACATCTTCCAGATCGAGGTGCCGACCGAAGAGGTCACCGAGATCAAGAACGGCCAGCGGAAGATCGTGCAGCGCAAGGTCCTCCCTGGCTACATCCTCGTCAGGATGGAACTGAACGACGCCTCGTGGAGCGCGGTGCGCAACACTCCGGGCGTCACCGGTTTCGTCGGAGCCACCTCTCGCCCCTCGCCACTCGGTCTCGAGGACGTTCTGAAGTTCCTCGCCCCGAAGGTGGAGAAGCCGGCGCCCGCGAAGGCAGGCAAGGGTGAGGCGGCAGCCGCCGAGCGGCCCGCCGCTGCCGGTGCCGTCGAGGTGGACTTCGAGGTCGGCGAGTCCGTCACCGTCATGGACGGCCCGTTCGCCACGCTGCCCGCGACGATCAGCGAGGTCAACGCGGACGCCCAGAAGCTGAAGGTCCTGGTGTCGATCTTCGGCCGGGAAACGCCGGTCGAGCTGTCGTTCACCCAGGTCTCAAAGATCTGA